Proteins encoded by one window of Syntrophus gentianae:
- the rimI gene encoding ribosomal protein S18-alanine N-acetyltransferase yields the protein MVSEFCNKVAEILRPMTLKDLDEVLAIEQASFSSPWTRNMFVQELSISISRSLTLWMILPESSLLVGYMICWIVAGEVHLQKIAVKPESRRRHRATCLMKALFQSARDERCRSVVLEVRRSNIAAQKLYEKFGLVSKGIRRSYYSEEGEDALIMGTDLPRESALTGN from the coding sequence ATGGTCTCTGAATTCTGCAATAAAGTCGCTGAAATCCTTAGGCCAATGACTCTAAAAGACCTGGATGAGGTTTTGGCAATCGAGCAGGCCAGTTTTTCCTCGCCTTGGACAAGAAACATGTTTGTTCAGGAGCTGTCGATTTCGATCTCGCGGAGTCTCACGCTCTGGATGATTCTGCCGGAGAGCAGCCTTCTCGTCGGTTATATGATTTGCTGGATTGTCGCAGGGGAAGTGCATCTCCAGAAAATCGCCGTAAAACCAGAGTCTCGTCGCCGACATCGGGCAACCTGCCTTATGAAGGCCCTTTTTCAGTCCGCACGGGATGAGCGTTGCCGGAGTGTTGTCCTTGAAGTCCGTCGCTCGAATATCGCGGCACAGAAACTCTATGAAAAATTCGGCCTTGTTTCAAAGGGGATTCGACGCTCCTATTATTCCGAAGAAGGAGAAGATGCCCTGATCATGGGCACGGATCTTCCCAGGGAGAGCGCTTTAACAGGAAACTGA
- a CDS encoding acetate--CoA ligase family protein, whose amino-acid sequence MDTKAKNDTKRITPPHFMLPVEDYRKLTAPESIALLGVTRRTGKGSNNPLEVLLEWGYRGRILPVNVAGGEILGYPVYTSLLDAPEVPDLAVICSPRNTVPEFFRQCAEKGVRIVIIVAQGFTDGDDDGVAMQEDFLKLAKEKGIRILGPNTLGVVNNFNSFCTSFIGFINPLAPVGVLCQSGIYVVGNAGLMGGTGLCIDPGNSADVEYAELIGHMARDPRLSVINIYMEGVTNGEKFMEAARDAVAHKPVITFKIGSSPAGAIAAGSHTGSMTGEDRVYDVAFRQCGIIRAETTDDVMDFNKTFQTFPGIGGNRIGVVSISGGAGIIAVDAFARYGLQVAELSEATRKAIADLSPDWFQVHNTIDVWPAAMKYGYPEVYRQTLSALLRDPGVDAVICVTGSFLESEKDFIDVSGIIHEAASEHPEKPIVGWTYGGRWQEYIAKLEKEKNVVAFSSLDRAVKSLAALYHYHHILQPRAEESLSAFYGKNPCLSLPAAGKDALELISHSPSGFMTQEDAFTLLESYGISGVRREKSENVDAAVAAAERLGYPVVLKISSPDITHKSDVGGIRLNIPDAEALRQACAEMLASVRENCPAARLTGFLVSEQISGGMEILLGCKRDSQFGPVIVFGTGGVFTEIYQDIALRIPPLDSDEILAMMDETKISRILKGYRNVPAVDIPGIVKVIMSFSDLVMNHPSIQEVDINPLLAQPDRLVVLDARILLG is encoded by the coding sequence GTGGACACAAAAGCGAAGAATGATACGAAGAGGATAACGCCTCCTCACTTTATGCTGCCTGTTGAGGATTACCGCAAGCTGACGGCTCCGGAATCGATCGCCCTGCTGGGGGTCACACGTCGTACAGGCAAAGGCAGCAACAATCCTCTGGAGGTCCTTTTGGAATGGGGATACCGGGGACGGATTCTTCCCGTCAACGTCGCCGGCGGCGAGATCCTGGGATATCCCGTTTATACATCGCTGCTCGATGCCCCGGAGGTTCCGGATCTGGCGGTTATCTGCTCACCTCGAAATACAGTGCCCGAATTTTTCCGTCAGTGCGCGGAAAAAGGCGTCCGCATTGTAATCATCGTGGCTCAGGGATTTACTGATGGGGATGACGACGGCGTTGCCATGCAGGAAGATTTTTTGAAACTGGCCAAGGAAAAGGGCATCCGCATCCTTGGTCCGAACACTCTGGGCGTCGTCAATAATTTCAATTCCTTCTGCACCTCCTTCATTGGCTTCATAAATCCTCTGGCCCCGGTTGGGGTCCTCTGTCAATCGGGCATCTATGTAGTGGGCAACGCGGGATTGATGGGGGGTACGGGGCTGTGCATCGATCCCGGAAATTCGGCTGATGTGGAATATGCGGAGCTGATCGGCCACATGGCCCGAGATCCGAGACTTTCCGTCATCAACATCTACATGGAAGGCGTCACAAACGGCGAAAAATTCATGGAAGCCGCCCGTGACGCCGTTGCCCATAAGCCGGTCATCACCTTCAAGATCGGCTCAAGTCCGGCAGGAGCAATTGCCGCGGGATCACATACCGGTTCCATGACCGGCGAAGACCGGGTTTACGATGTGGCCTTCCGCCAGTGCGGCATCATCCGGGCCGAGACGACGGATGACGTAATGGATTTCAACAAGACCTTTCAGACTTTTCCCGGAATCGGCGGCAATAGGATCGGCGTCGTGAGCATCTCGGGAGGCGCAGGGATTATTGCGGTGGATGCCTTTGCCCGTTACGGTCTTCAAGTGGCCGAACTGAGCGAGGCGACTCGGAAAGCGATTGCCGACCTTTCCCCGGACTGGTTTCAGGTGCACAACACCATCGACGTCTGGCCCGCAGCCATGAAATACGGCTATCCAGAAGTCTATCGCCAGACCCTGTCGGCATTATTGCGGGATCCCGGTGTGGATGCCGTGATATGCGTGACCGGTTCTTTCCTGGAAAGTGAAAAGGATTTTATCGACGTCTCCGGCATTATCCACGAAGCCGCCTCTGAGCACCCGGAAAAGCCAATTGTGGGCTGGACTTACGGCGGCCGTTGGCAGGAGTACATTGCCAAGCTGGAAAAAGAAAAAAATGTTGTGGCCTTTTCTTCTCTCGATCGAGCCGTCAAGTCGCTGGCCGCCCTGTACCACTACCATCACATTCTCCAGCCCCGGGCTGAAGAGAGCCTTTCAGCCTTTTACGGGAAGAACCCCTGCCTTTCTCTTCCTGCCGCAGGTAAAGATGCTTTAGAACTGATCAGCCACTCGCCTTCGGGATTTATGACACAGGAGGATGCCTTCACTCTTTTGGAATCTTATGGGATTTCCGGCGTTCGCCGGGAAAAGTCTGAAAATGTGGATGCTGCAGTGGCCGCTGCGGAGCGACTCGGCTATCCCGTGGTTCTGAAGATTTCAAGCCCGGATATCACCCACAAATCCGATGTGGGAGGCATCCGGTTGAACATACCGGATGCCGAAGCCTTGCGTCAGGCCTGCGCCGAGATGCTCGCCTCCGTCAGGGAAAATTGTCCGGCAGCCCGTCTCACGGGATTTCTCGTTTCGGAGCAGATCAGTGGAGGGATGGAGATCCTGTTGGGATGCAAGCGGGACAGCCAGTTTGGTCCCGTCATCGTCTTCGGAACCGGGGGGGTGTTCACGGAAATCTACCAGGATATCGCCCTGCGGATCCCGCCCCTGGATTCGGATGAAATCCTGGCGATGATGGATGAGACAAAGATCAGCCGGATTCTGAAGGGATACCGAAACGTTCCTGCGGTCGACATCCCCGGGATCGTCAAAGTCATTATGTCCTTTTCAGACCTCGTGATGAATCATCCGTCCATCCAGGAGGTGGACATCAATCCCCTGCTGGCGCAACCCGATCGACTCGTCGTTCTGGATGCCCGAATTCTTCTGGGATGA
- a CDS encoding SPOR domain-containing protein has product MYKKEILGIRFIVMLRLSFALLLFVLSPVGANSVWAGQQQPSETYIAHVASFKNESNAGNFKILLEQKGVKSWLKKLTVLGKGEFYRVYVGTYESREAALSALQKLKEEKVISFFAIERENKAALPENIKNVPKAAGEREIDPKPESLLKKPEVPTGPVPASQKKISEKTPPEQEMKGPPREPAGANRGSGQDRKVLVPDPAEAIPDTPEEPEGE; this is encoded by the coding sequence ATGTATAAGAAGGAAATTCTGGGAATTCGGTTCATCGTCATGCTTCGTCTTTCTTTTGCCCTGCTTCTTTTTGTCCTGTCTCCAGTTGGCGCGAACTCCGTTTGGGCGGGACAACAGCAACCCTCTGAAACCTATATTGCCCATGTCGCCTCGTTCAAGAATGAGTCAAATGCAGGCAATTTCAAAATACTCCTCGAACAAAAGGGGGTGAAGTCCTGGCTAAAGAAATTGACCGTGCTGGGAAAAGGCGAGTTTTATCGAGTTTATGTCGGCACTTATGAAAGCCGTGAAGCTGCGTTGAGTGCTCTGCAGAAACTCAAGGAAGAGAAAGTCATTTCCTTCTTTGCTATTGAAAGGGAGAATAAAGCCGCCCTGCCGGAGAACATCAAGAATGTTCCGAAAGCCGCGGGAGAAAGGGAAATTGACCCAAAACCAGAATCCCTGCTGAAGAAACCGGAAGTTCCCACAGGTCCGGTGCCTGCCTCTCAGAAAAAGATATCGGAAAAAACGCCTCCCGAACAAGAGATGAAAGGCCCACCCCGGGAACCTGCGGGCGCCAACAGAGGATCAGGCCAGGATAGGAAAGTTCTCGTACCCGATCCCGCTGAGGCCATTCCGGATACTCCCGAGGAACCGGAAGGAGAGTAG
- a CDS encoding MBL fold metallo-hydrolase produces MGSAVTIVHGVYLIGGANVTRSEDAAAYLLDFGKEQVMIDSGAGGTANRLEQNIRDLGFDPQGISTLILTHRHIDHIGAAPYFRANFGCRILMHEEDAEAVEKGDPVQTVANWYQTTFPPTPVDIRIFGKEDTLTFDGEALHLLHTPGHTPGSLSLYLDRDGRRILFGQDIHGPFFPRLGANLAAWRQSMEKLLDLKADLLCEGHFGIYQPNEAVEGYIREHLRRNKV; encoded by the coding sequence ATGGGCAGCGCCGTAACCATCGTTCACGGAGTCTATCTCATCGGGGGAGCGAACGTCACCCGTTCGGAAGATGCCGCCGCCTACCTGCTCGATTTCGGTAAGGAGCAGGTCATGATCGATTCGGGCGCCGGGGGGACCGCGAACCGCCTGGAGCAGAACATCCGGGATCTGGGCTTCGATCCCCAGGGTATTTCAACGCTGATCCTAACTCACCGGCATATTGATCACATCGGCGCGGCCCCCTATTTCCGGGCGAATTTCGGATGCCGGATTCTCATGCATGAGGAAGATGCCGAAGCAGTGGAGAAGGGCGATCCCGTTCAGACCGTCGCCAACTGGTACCAGACGACCTTCCCGCCAACCCCGGTTGATATAAGGATTTTCGGCAAGGAGGATACCCTTACCTTCGACGGGGAAGCCCTGCATCTTCTGCACACCCCCGGGCACACTCCCGGTTCCCTCTCCCTTTATCTGGATCGCGACGGAAGGCGCATCCTCTTTGGCCAGGATATCCACGGCCCCTTTTTCCCCCGATTGGGCGCGAATCTTGCGGCATGGCGCCAATCCATGGAAAAACTGCTGGACCTGAAGGCGGATCTCCTCTGTGAAGGACATTTCGGCATCTACCAGCCCAACGAGGCCGTCGAAGGGTATATTC
- a CDS encoding dihydroorotate dehydrogenase: MRETSFTPIMSVDVGPLQLRNPVMTASGTFGYGEEYASFVDLNRLGAVIVKGLSLEPRPGNPPPRLAETPSGMLNAIGLQNIGVKAFVQEKLPFLREYTTEVIANIFGETLEEYEKVAEILSAAGGVSALEVNISCPNVKKGGIAFGSSPEMAAEVTRRVKGATDVPVIMKLSPNVTDISLIAESVESAGADAVSLINTLTGMAVDLVHRKALLHNITGGLSGPAIKPVALRMVWQVVNRVRIPVIGLGGIMNARDALEFLIVGARAVQIGTANFVDPCATMKVLEGIEAYLRENSLSDISELIGTLGKP, translated from the coding sequence ATGAGGGAAACTTCTTTCACCCCGATAATGTCTGTTGATGTCGGTCCGCTTCAGCTCCGGAACCCGGTCATGACGGCCTCCGGCACCTTCGGCTATGGCGAGGAATATGCGTCTTTTGTCGATTTGAACCGCCTCGGTGCGGTGATTGTGAAGGGCTTGTCTCTTGAACCCAGGCCAGGAAACCCGCCGCCGCGCCTCGCAGAAACCCCTTCCGGGATGCTCAACGCCATCGGTTTGCAGAATATCGGTGTCAAGGCCTTTGTTCAGGAAAAACTTCCCTTTTTGAGAGAATATACCACAGAGGTCATTGCCAACATTTTCGGGGAAACTCTGGAAGAATACGAAAAGGTCGCGGAAATTCTCAGTGCCGCCGGAGGAGTATCCGCTTTGGAAGTCAACATCTCCTGTCCCAATGTCAAAAAGGGAGGAATTGCCTTTGGATCTTCACCGGAAATGGCCGCCGAGGTGACCAGAAGAGTCAAAGGGGCCACAGACGTCCCGGTGATTATGAAACTTTCGCCCAATGTGACCGACATTTCCCTGATCGCCGAAAGTGTTGAATCCGCCGGTGCGGATGCCGTTTCGCTAATAAATACCCTGACCGGGATGGCAGTGGACCTGGTCCATCGGAAAGCACTTCTTCATAATATCACCGGAGGCCTTTCAGGACCCGCCATCAAACCCGTTGCCCTGCGGATGGTCTGGCAGGTCGTGAATCGCGTCCGAATTCCCGTGATTGGTTTGGGTGGAATAATGAATGCCAGGGATGCCCTGGAATTCCTCATCGTCGGAGCAAGGGCCGTTCAGATCGGTACGGCAAATTTTGTGGATCCCTGCGCCACAATGAAAGTCCTGGAGGGAATAGAGGCCTATCTCCGGGAAAATTCTCTCTCCGACATCTCGGAACTGATCGGGACTCTCGGTAAACCATGA
- a CDS encoding PTS sugar transporter subunit IIB: MKSNYEIVLVRVDDRLIHGQILEAWLPFLKASCIIVANDGVASDLFRETVMRMAVPSDTEVIIRSIDEFSGNYPYTHANGKKTLVLFSCISDAMRAYASGFRFSQLNIGNVYSENGAMICLPSVLLGSQDIDRLEELIRENVTIELRRVPKERSCNFKNYLKTHKP, encoded by the coding sequence ATGAAAAGCAATTATGAAATAGTTCTTGTCCGAGTGGATGACCGTCTCATTCACGGACAAATTCTGGAAGCCTGGTTGCCTTTTCTAAAAGCCTCTTGCATCATTGTCGCCAATGATGGGGTTGCTTCCGATCTGTTTCGCGAAACGGTCATGAGGATGGCCGTTCCAAGCGATACGGAAGTCATCATTCGGTCCATCGACGAATTTTCAGGAAATTATCCCTATACACATGCAAACGGCAAAAAAACGCTCGTTCTATTTTCATGCATTTCGGATGCAATGCGTGCCTATGCGTCCGGCTTCCGGTTTTCCCAGTTGAATATCGGCAATGTCTATAGTGAGAACGGTGCGATGATCTGTCTGCCCTCCGTTCTGCTGGGAAGTCAAGACATAGATCGTCTTGAAGAATTGATCAGAGAAAATGTCACCATTGAATTGCGGCGCGTTCCAAAGGAGAGATCCTGCAATTTTAAAAATTATTTAAAAACACATAAGCCTTAA
- a CDS encoding dihydroorotate dehydrogenase electron transfer subunit — protein sequence MQPIPISIEGKILINREVIQGHFLLRVKLAPAFPHPLPGQFVMIRVTQLQTPLLARPMSIYAFEQSGEHAFLEIFYRVAGEGTKLLSCLKAGQEITLLGPLGKGFSQNTGARRVILIAGGIGISPLTFLASSLIEIREPHSLEMTVYLGAQHQGVLAGLDRLSAFCSDIRICTDDGSAGYPGRVTDLFERELADYSPEDAFVYACGPHAMMRRLAELLEENPLPCQVSVEERMACGLGACLGCAVPIKTSDGISTFRRVCKDGPVFDIRQITW from the coding sequence ATGCAGCCCATCCCAATTTCAATAGAGGGTAAAATCCTTATCAACCGGGAGGTTATTCAAGGCCATTTCCTGTTGCGGGTGAAACTTGCTCCGGCCTTTCCCCATCCCCTTCCCGGACAGTTCGTTATGATTCGCGTCACGCAGTTGCAAACGCCTCTTCTTGCAAGGCCAATGAGCATTTATGCCTTCGAACAGAGCGGAGAACACGCTTTCTTGGAAATATTTTACCGCGTCGCAGGTGAAGGGACCAAGCTCCTGTCATGCCTGAAAGCCGGCCAGGAGATTACGCTGCTCGGGCCGTTGGGGAAGGGATTTTCGCAAAATACGGGCGCCAGGCGAGTGATTCTGATCGCGGGAGGAATCGGAATTTCCCCGCTGACTTTCCTGGCCTCTTCCTTGATAGAGATTCGAGAGCCGCATTCTCTCGAGATGACGGTGTATCTCGGGGCACAGCATCAAGGCGTCCTGGCTGGTCTGGATAGACTCTCGGCTTTTTGTTCAGACATCCGCATCTGCACGGACGATGGCAGTGCAGGATATCCAGGGAGGGTTACGGATCTTTTCGAGCGGGAACTTGCAGACTATTCGCCGGAAGACGCTTTTGTATATGCCTGTGGACCGCATGCCATGATGAGACGTCTTGCCGAACTGCTGGAGGAAAATCCCCTTCCCTGCCAGGTATCCGTTGAGGAAAGGATGGCTTGCGGTCTCGGCGCCTGTCTGGGGTGCGCCGTTCCGATTAAAACGTCTGACGGTATTTCAACGTTCAGACGTGTCTGTAAAGATGGTCCCGTTTTCGATATTCGCCAGATCACCTGGTGA
- a CDS encoding PTS sugar transporter subunit IIA, producing MIGVLIITHGNVGDELIKAAELIKGPSKLLLHVSVDSSKGVESLKKEISSSIKKLDQGQGVLILTDLFGGTPSNLSLSFLKKDKVEVVTGVNLPMLLKVSDIRQDMNLRDFAAHVTDYGRKNIYLASEVLDKKIAG from the coding sequence ATGATCGGAGTTTTAATTATAACCCATGGAAATGTCGGTGATGAGCTTATCAAGGCGGCAGAGCTTATCAAAGGACCTTCGAAATTACTTCTGCATGTATCTGTCGACTCCTCTAAAGGCGTTGAATCCCTGAAAAAGGAAATCAGTTCATCCATCAAAAAGCTTGATCAGGGTCAAGGCGTGTTGATTCTGACGGATCTATTCGGTGGAACTCCTTCAAATTTATCCCTTTCTTTCCTGAAAAAAGACAAAGTCGAGGTGGTTACAGGCGTTAATCTACCGATGCTTTTAAAGGTATCAGACATCCGCCAGGATATGAATCTCCGGGATTTTGCCGCTCATGTAACCGATTACGGCAGAAAAAACATTTACCTGGCCAGTGAAGTTCTGGACAAGAAAATCGCCGGATAA
- a CDS encoding PTS sugar transporter subunit IIC: MAARMFIQCIMVSLLGGLICLDRIVIQSMIARPVIAAPLMGFFLGDPYSGLLIGAFIELFWIDRLPIGTLIPPNDSLTAILVTASCILSGRMIGHSCREIMAFSLLIYIPCGYIGQKMEIFYISVNERLAKAALSCAEKADLNGVASKHLLSPLLYFVLSFSFILLFLWPGIVVTTFLFPRFSPSILEALNMLFFFYPLLGIAVALNTIHLRGMIPVFCGVFLLAAILMELFHGL, translated from the coding sequence ATGGCTGCTCGGATGTTCATCCAATGCATAATGGTTTCACTGCTCGGAGGTTTGATCTGTCTTGACAGAATCGTGATTCAAAGCATGATCGCCAGGCCTGTCATTGCCGCTCCCCTGATGGGTTTTTTCCTTGGCGATCCTTATTCCGGTCTGTTGATCGGCGCCTTTATCGAATTGTTCTGGATTGACCGTTTGCCAATCGGCACCTTGATTCCTCCAAATGATTCTCTGACTGCGATTCTGGTGACGGCCTCCTGCATTCTTTCGGGTCGGATGATCGGTCATTCCTGCCGGGAAATTATGGCTTTTTCTCTTCTCATCTATATTCCCTGTGGTTACATCGGGCAGAAAATGGAGATTTTTTACATTTCGGTCAATGAGCGCCTTGCCAAAGCGGCCCTGAGCTGTGCGGAGAAAGCCGATCTCAACGGTGTCGCGTCAAAGCATCTGCTGTCTCCCCTTCTTTACTTTGTCCTTTCTTTTTCCTTTATCCTCCTTTTTCTTTGGCCGGGGATCGTTGTGACCACCTTTCTCTTTCCCAGATTTTCCCCCTCTATTTTAGAAGCCCTGAACATGCTCTTTTTTTTCTATCCCCTCTTGGGAATCGCCGTGGCCTTGAATACCATCCACCTGCGAGGAATGATTCCTGTCTTCTGTGGTGTTTTCCTCCTGGCCGCGATCCTGATGGAGCTTTTTCATGGTCTCTGA